A stretch of the Arachis stenosperma cultivar V10309 chromosome 6, arast.V10309.gnm1.PFL2, whole genome shotgun sequence genome encodes the following:
- the LOC130933220 gene encoding alcohol acyltransferase 9: MLEFVELPDCFYPRDAITIITPCAPTPKHSLYLSNLDDQKFLRFSIKYLYLFKKSVSIEALKCSLSRVLVDYYPLAGRLRKNNNNDDDDHKLEVDCNGEGAVLAEAFMDSTIEDLIEASKVPNKSWRKLMYKVEAQSFLDIPPLVVQVTNLRCGGMILCTAINHCLCDGIGTSQFLHAWAQLTKNPNTKLTIIPFHGRHVLKSRDPPQVRFPLPGYTKTKPTQQVELLKMMQSQPLVATSFTFGSHQVLQLKKQCIPSLKCTTFEVVAAHTWRSWIGSLNLNSDLTVKLLFSINIRKSMNLPQGYYGNGFVLGCAQSKVKDLVCDNNNNNNNLHHGVKLVQQAKATTWDNNGEYIRSMIDFLEDKNVRTDLSTSMVISQWSKLGLEDLDFGVGKPLHMGPLTSDVYCLFLPVVGDPHAVRILVSVPESMAESFRHHMMVKESWESHHEDVNTNGYHVQEKLFV; this comes from the exons ATGTTAGAATTTGTAGAACTCCCGGATTGTTTTTACCCTAGGGATGCAATTACCATAATAACCCCATGTGCTCCAACACCAAAGCATTCACTCTATCTATCAAATCTTGATGATCAAAAGTTCCTAAGGTTCTCAATTAAGTACTTGTACTTGTTCAAGAAATCAGTGAGCATTGAAGCCTTGAAGTGTTCCTTGTCAAGGGTTCTTGTTGATTACTACCCTTTGGCTGGGAGATTAAGgaagaacaataataatgatgatgatgatcacaaGCTTGAGGTGGATTGCAATGGAGAAGGTGCTGTTCTTGCTGAGGCTTTCATGGATTCAACTATTGAAGACTTGATTGAAGCTTCTAAGGTTCCAAACAAGTCATGGAGGAAGCTTATGTATAAGGTTGAAGCTCAAAGTTTCTTGGATATTCCTCCTCTTGTTGTTCAG GTAACTAATCTCCGTTGTGGGGGCATGATCCTGTGCACTGCGATCAACCACTGTCTATGCGACGGCATAGGCACTTCACAGTTTCTACATGCGTGGGCCCAACTCACCAAGAACCCCAACACTAAATTGACCATTATACCCTTCCATGGGAGACACGTGTTAAAATCTCGTGATCCCCCTCAGGTGAGGTTTCCTCTCCCGGGATACACCAAAACAAAACCCACTCAACAAGTGGAACTCCTTAAGATGATGCAATCTCAACCGTTAGTTGCCACGTCATTTACCTTTGGATCCCACCAAGTTCTTCAATTGAAGAAACAATGCATTCCCTCCCTAAAATGCACAACCTTTGAGGTCGTGGCGGCACACACGTGGCGCTCGTGGATTGGCTCGCTTAACTTAAATTCTGACCTCACAGTGAAATTACTCTTTTCTATTAACATAAGAAAAAGTATGAACCTCCCACAAGGGTATTATGGGAATGGATTTGTTCTAGGATGTGCACAAAGTAAAGTGAAGGATTTAGTGtgtgataataataataataataataaccttCATCATGGTGTGAAATTGGTTCAACAAGCTAAGGCTACTACTTGGGACAATAATGGTGAATACATTAGGTCCATGATTGATTTCTTGGAGGACAAGAATGTGAGAACTGATCTTTCTACTAGCATGGTTATATCACAATGGTCTAAACTAGGGTTAGAAGATTTGGATTTTGGAGTAGGGAAGCCATTGCACATGGGACCTTTAACAAGTGATGTCTATTGCTTGTTCTTACCGGTGGTCGGAGACCCCCACGCGGTTAGGATTCTCGTGTCGGTGCCGGAGAGTATGGCGGAGAGTTTCCGGCACCACATGATGGTGAAGGAAAGTTGGGAAAGTCATCATGAGGATGTTAACACAAATGGATATCATGTGCAAGAAAAGTTGTTTGTATGA